The following coding sequences lie in one Oncorhynchus nerka isolate Pitt River linkage group LG14, Oner_Uvic_2.0, whole genome shotgun sequence genomic window:
- the LOC115119139 gene encoding mdm2-binding protein-like, whose translation MDRYVLVVSFNQEEDKCAKALEAAKQIYDKLGSIASCNSKRRVSLFPACSLSGGPASQRWYFAVQTCHGTSQFCTTEWEELGSCQKNDEQEESPSTMEACLSALDEQEEKTDQPDPQQTQLYEEAAEGLHLLSDQLPPPGKALLDVIFLGFAEESPKLKDFLPVIGSLKHMQTWHTAKMTIVTEHHAGWQKPASNLSARVVHPSSIMTCIDGRELWRGGVLIREKKVRLFSQSEWF comes from the exons ATGGATCGGTACGTGCTAGTTGTTTCTTTTAACCAAGAAGAGGATAAATGCGCGAAGG CATTGGAGGCTGCCAAACAAATCTATGATAAACTGGGGAGCATCGCCAGTTGTAATTCAAAACGGAGGGTTTCTCTGTTTCCAG CCTGCTCTCTGAGTGGTGGTCCAGCCTCACAGAGGTGGTATTTTGCTGTCCAGACATGCCATGGGACATCTCAG TTCTGCACTACGGAGTGGGAGGAGCTGGGTAGTTGTCAGAAGAACGATGAGCAGGAGGAAAGCCCCAGCACTatggaggcctgtctcagtgctCTGGATGAGCAGGAGGAGAAGACTGACCAGCCTGACCCACAGCAGACACA GTTGTATGAAGAGGCTGCAGAGGGATTACACCTGTTATCAGACCAGCTTCCCCCTCCAG gaAAAGCTCTGTTAGATGTGATATTTCTGGGTTTTGCTGAAGAATCTCCTAAGCTGAAGGACTTCCTCCCTGTGATTGGCTCGTTGAAACACATGCAGACATGGCACACAGCCAAGATGACCATAGTGACTGAACACCACGCTGG GTGGCAGAAGCCAGCCTCTAACCTGTCAGCCAGAGTAGTACATCCCAGTAGCATCATGACCTGTATTGATGGGAGGGAGTTATGGAGAGGAGGTGTTCTCATCAGAGAGAAAAAGGTAaggttatttagtcagtcagaaTGGTTTTGA